One segment of Streptomyces bathyalis DNA contains the following:
- a CDS encoding nitrate- and nitrite sensing domain-containing protein, giving the protein MQGRFKRDGSAAGDPEPRGTADRGSTPQRAQQSGPTAAVHEEDGGSNRPAVKSDKSAEQRLRTPPGPGSRAALRNWRISTRLVSLLALPVVAATTLGALRIQDSLGNVDQLDNMKLLTEMTEQATELASALQEERDRSAGPLTATGDSKDDTVVGPREKTDQSFQAFKEATADIDGSDRVMAGVQSTVLDITRQLTAIKNIRERAYDNPSSVSQTVNSYNQLIDSLLALSQDMAQATNNSEMIQSTRALASFSTAKEYASIQRAIISAGLARKGGPELSESDRLYAKTAAESESASLGSFNQIYGEEKASALTKPLDGGVVNITLADKYRDRVLNNPDGIKSENRSYPDWYDQDRSKIDEMGKIESTLLSQMEQQARELRADAQREAFLNGAVILLVLGISLVGAFVVARSMVRSLRRLQDTAQDVARKRLPELVRQMSESEPQDVDTSVESVGVHSRDEIGKVASAFDDVHREAVRLAGEQALLRGNDNAMFTNLSRRSQGLIQRQLSLISELESREADPDQLSSLFKLDHLATRMRRNGENLLVLAGEEPGRRWTRPVPLVDVLRAAASEVEQYERIELNSVPATEVAGRVVNDLVHLLAELLENATSFSSPQTKVKVTGHALPDGRVLVEIHDTGIGLSPEDLSAINERLASPPTVDVSVSRRMGLFVVGRLSLRHGIRIQLRPSDSGGTTALVMLPVDVAQGGAQSPQSKGKPAGAGGPGGNGPSVPKGAGLAAALQRGPGAGPGGSGPSKLGGAPSRQVGGGEPRPALPGSDVPVGAGSGQGEGGPPTTNLFGSGPGGPGRGQEGPPNRQVPPLPQRSGPAGALPGPSGSDSGQGGPEPAEFERPGAGWGGSWERENQPSGEYAMPPSPSDTGEFQRPQAPSEPNPFARPQSGSDSGEFQRPQAPSEPNPFARPQSGSDTGEFQRPQSGSDTGEFERPQPGGPSDTSQFMRPDEWNQPRPSWATASGPGEDGPRGHDESESSETGEFARPGYTNASSGGQGAAAGREQSQGDQETSYDPDFGIPSGPPAAADAPTPIFESIESNWFRAASSAPPPPREPESAPQPERSSSQHAPAPRPGQPASAVPPMPQRHAARGTSEGVAANSSHSTGAHHVADTGAHWGASPNDERWRRAEQVRQPAAGGVTTSGLPRRVPRANLVAGTAQQQSSAQAGPQVSRAPDDVRGRLTNLRRGIQQGRQAGTTNGRGIGPHYQQER; this is encoded by the coding sequence GGCGACGGAGCTCGCCTCGGCCCTCCAGGAGGAGCGCGACCGCTCGGCCGGCCCGCTGACCGCCACCGGGGACTCCAAGGACGACACCGTCGTCGGTCCGCGTGAGAAGACGGACCAGTCCTTCCAGGCGTTCAAGGAAGCCACGGCCGACATCGACGGCAGCGACAGGGTGATGGCGGGCGTCCAGTCCACCGTTCTGGACATCACCCGGCAGCTGACCGCGATCAAGAACATCCGCGAGCGCGCGTACGACAACCCCTCTTCGGTCTCGCAGACGGTCAACAGCTACAACCAGCTGATCGATTCGCTGCTCGCCCTGTCCCAGGACATGGCGCAGGCGACCAACAACTCCGAGATGATCCAGAGCACGCGTGCTCTCGCGTCGTTCTCCACCGCCAAGGAGTACGCCTCCATCCAGCGGGCGATCATCTCCGCCGGTCTCGCGCGCAAGGGCGGTCCCGAACTCTCCGAGAGCGACCGGCTCTACGCGAAGACGGCCGCCGAGAGCGAGAGCGCCTCGCTCGGCAGCTTCAACCAGATCTACGGCGAGGAGAAGGCCTCCGCGCTGACCAAGCCGCTGGACGGCGGCGTCGTCAACATCACGCTGGCGGACAAGTACCGCGACCGCGTGCTGAACAACCCCGACGGCATCAAGAGCGAGAACCGCTCGTACCCCGACTGGTACGACCAGGACCGCTCCAAGATCGACGAGATGGGGAAGATCGAGTCCACGCTGCTCTCGCAGATGGAGCAGCAGGCCCGTGAGCTGCGCGCCGACGCACAGCGCGAGGCGTTCCTCAACGGCGCCGTGATCCTCCTGGTCCTCGGCATATCCCTCGTCGGCGCGTTCGTCGTCGCCCGCTCCATGGTCCGCTCGCTGCGGCGCCTGCAGGACACGGCCCAGGACGTCGCCCGTAAGCGGCTGCCCGAGCTGGTCCGCCAGATGTCCGAGTCCGAGCCGCAGGACGTCGACACCTCCGTCGAGTCCGTCGGTGTCCACAGCCGGGACGAGATCGGCAAGGTGGCCTCCGCGTTCGACGACGTCCACCGCGAGGCCGTCCGGCTCGCCGGCGAGCAGGCCCTGCTGCGGGGCAACGACAACGCGATGTTCACCAACCTCTCCCGGCGCAGCCAGGGCCTCATCCAGCGTCAGCTCTCGCTCATATCCGAGCTGGAGTCCCGCGAGGCCGACCCGGACCAGCTCTCCTCGCTCTTCAAGCTGGACCACCTCGCGACCCGCATGCGGCGTAACGGTGAGAACCTGCTCGTCCTCGCGGGCGAGGAGCCGGGCCGCCGCTGGACCAGGCCCGTTCCGCTCGTCGACGTGCTGCGCGCCGCGGCCTCCGAGGTGGAGCAGTACGAGCGGATCGAGCTGAACTCCGTCCCGGCCACCGAGGTCGCGGGCCGAGTCGTCAACGACCTCGTGCACCTGCTCGCCGAGCTGCTGGAGAACGCGACGTCGTTCTCCTCGCCGCAGACGAAGGTCAAGGTCACCGGTCACGCACTGCCCGACGGCCGTGTGCTGGTCGAGATCCACGACACCGGCATCGGCCTCTCCCCGGAGGACCTCTCGGCGATCAACGAGCGGCTGGCCAGCCCGCCAACCGTCGACGTGTCGGTCTCCCGCCGCATGGGCCTCTTCGTGGTCGGCCGCCTCTCCCTGCGGCACGGCATCCGCATCCAGCTGCGCCCGTCCGACTCCGGCGGCACGACGGCCCTCGTCATGCTTCCCGTCGACGTGGCACAGGGCGGTGCTCAGAGCCCGCAGTCCAAGGGCAAGCCCGCCGGTGCGGGCGGTCCTGGCGGCAACGGCCCGAGCGTGCCCAAGGGCGCCGGCCTGGCCGCCGCGCTGCAGCGCGGGCCCGGTGCCGGTCCCGGTGGTTCCGGCCCGTCCAAGCTGGGCGGTGCCCCGTCACGTCAGGTCGGCGGCGGTGAGCCCCGTCCGGCGCTGCCCGGTTCGGACGTCCCCGTGGGCGCCGGCAGCGGCCAGGGCGAGGGCGGTCCTCCGACCACCAACCTCTTCGGCAGCGGGCCGGGCGGTCCGGGCAGGGGCCAGGAGGGCCCGCCGAACCGCCAGGTGCCCCCGCTCCCGCAGCGCAGCGGCCCGGCCGGAGCGCTGCCCGGTCCCTCCGGCAGCGACAGCGGCCAGGGCGGCCCCGAGCCCGCCGAGTTCGAAAGGCCCGGCGCCGGCTGGGGCGGCTCGTGGGAGCGTGAGAACCAGCCCAGCGGCGAGTACGCCATGCCGCCGTCGCCTTCGGACACCGGCGAGTTCCAGCGTCCGCAGGCCCCGTCGGAGCCGAACCCGTTCGCGCGTCCCCAGTCGGGGTCCGACTCGGGCGAGTTCCAGCGTCCGCAGGCGCCCTCGGAGCCGAACCCGTTCGCGCGTCCCCAGTCGGGATCCGACACGGGTGAGTTCCAGCGTCCCCAGTCCGGGTCGGACACCGGCGAGTTCGAGCGTCCGCAGCCCGGCGGTCCCAGCGACACCTCGCAGTTCATGCGCCCGGACGAGTGGAACCAGCCTCGTCCGAGCTGGGCGACGGCCTCCGGTCCCGGAGAGGACGGCCCCCGCGGTCACGACGAGTCCGAGTCCAGCGAGACCGGCGAGTTCGCCCGCCCCGGCTACACCAACGCGTCCAGCGGCGGCCAGGGCGCCGCTGCCGGACGCGAGCAGTCGCAGGGCGACCAGGAGACCTCGTACGACCCGGACTTCGGCATACCCTCGGGGCCGCCGGCCGCGGCCGACGCCCCGACGCCGATCTTCGAGTCGATCGAGTCCAACTGGTTCCGTGCCGCGTCCTCGGCGCCCCCGCCACCACGGGAGCCCGAGTCCGCGCCGCAGCCAGAGCGGTCCTCCTCCCAGCACGCGCCCGCCCCGCGGCCAGGGCAGCCGGCCTCGGCCGTGCCGCCGATGCCGCAGCGGCACGCGGCCCGTGGAACCTCCGAGGGAGTGGCGGCGAACTCGTCGCATTCCACCGGGGCTCACCACGTCGCCGACACCGGTGCCCACTGGGGCGCCTCGCCCAACGACGAGCGCTGGCGCCGTGCGGAGCAGGTGCGTCAGCCCGCCGCGGGCGGAGTGACCACCTCCGGTCTGCCGCGTCGCGTGCCCCGCGCCAACCTGGTCGCGGGCACCGCACAGCAGCAGTCCTCCGCACAAGCAGGACCGCAGGTCTCGCGTGCACCCGATGACGTCCGCGGCAGGCTGACGAACCTCCGTCGCGGCATCCAGCAGGGCCGACAAGCCGGTACAACCAACGGCCGCGGCATAGGCCCCCATTACCAGCAGGAGCGTTAG